A stretch of the Lactuca sativa cultivar Salinas chromosome 9, Lsat_Salinas_v11, whole genome shotgun sequence genome encodes the following:
- the LOC111885175 gene encoding AT-hook motif nuclear-localized protein 20 — MANRWWAGNVGLNHQMTSSGQPPSLHLRDTAEEEKPRLNRVGQVRMEQEFLENATNSTGSNSNKNHNHIPMNDDHDENDEEFEEQEHNNVGGGGSLEISEPTSSGGGRRPRGRPPGSKNKPKPPIVITKESPNALRSHVLEISSGSDISECIATFAQRRHRGVSVLSGTGIVTNVTLRQPAAPGGVLSLQGRFEILSLSGAFLPAPSPPGATGLTVYLAGGQGQVVGGTVVGQLVASGPVMVIAATFTNATYERLPLEDDGGGTGEGSEMQLQQTQGVNSGNSPKSGGGAPQTDNIPSSSMPIYNQPPKILPNGQMHQDMFWATPPRPPPSNF, encoded by the coding sequence ATGGCGAATCGATGGTGGGCTGGAAATGTAGGGTTGAATCATCAGATGACATCTTCGGGACAACCTCCGTCGCTACACTTGAGGGACACGGCGGAGGAGGAGAAGCCGCGGTTGAACAGGGTTGGGCAGGTTAGGATGGAGCAAGAGTTCTTGGAAAATGCGACGAATAGTACAGGAAGCAATTCGAACAAGAACCATAACCATATCCCCATGAATGATGATCACGATGAAAATGATGAAGAGTTTGAAGAACAGGAACATAATAATGTCGGGGGTGGAGGGTCGTTGGAGATCTCGGAACCGACGAGCTCTGGCGGTGGTCGGCGGCCGAGAGGGAGACCACCTGGTTCAAAGAACAAGCCGAAACCACCCATTGTGATCACTAAAGAGAGCCCCAACGCTCTCCGGAGCCACGTATTGGAAATCAGCAGTGGTAGTGACATTTCCGAGTGTATAGCAACATTCGCACAGCGGCGCCACCGTGGCGTTTCGGTATTAAGCGGCACTGGCATCGTAACCAACGTCACCCTCCGACAACCGGCGGCACCAGGCGGTGTGTTAAGTCTCCAAGGGAGGTTTGAGATTCTATCGCTCTCGGGTGCATTCCTCCCCGCACCATCTCCGCCGGGGGCCACCGGGCTAACAGTGTATTTAGCTGGCGGACAAGGTCAGGTTGTGGGTGGGACGGTGGTGGGCCAACTTGTGGCGTCTGGTCCAGTTATGGTGATTGCAGCCACCTTCACGAATGCGACTTATGAGAGGCTGCCATTGGAAGATGACGGAGGAGGTACAGGTGAAGGTAGTGAAATGCAATTACAGCAAACACAAGGGGTAAATTCTGGAAACAGTCCTAAATCTGGAGGGGGTGCTCCTCAGACAGACAACATACCATCTTCCTCGATGCCAATTTACAATCAACCCCCTAAGATATTACCAAATGGTCAAATGCATCAAGATATGTTTTGGGCTACACCCCCACGTCCTCCCCCATCTAATTTCTAG